In the genome of Osmerus mordax isolate fOsmMor3 chromosome 10, fOsmMor3.pri, whole genome shotgun sequence, the window AGAGTGAGAAAGCGAGGGAAAGAGGAACACACTGGGAGAAAGATAGATAGGGCAAGAGAAAGgacaataaagagaaaaagagagtgtaagaaagagacagtgggaggcagggagagaaagagagagagtggcagagagaaagagagcgagggaggcagggagtgaaagggagagtggcagagagaaagagagcgagggaggcagggtagagggagagatgagggccaGGGTGCAGAGACGCCGGCCCATGTTGTGCTGGGTAGCCTGTCTCTGTAGATTAGAGAGACTGAGCTTCATTTTAGTGTGGCCCAGAGATGTCCCTTCAGCCTCACTCACCCTCGTTACACACAGGGAAGCCtgcgtctacacacacacaggcacacccacacacacaggcacacacacaggcgtaccaacatgcacacacacacaggcatacccacatgcacacacacacaggcatacacacatatacacacacacaccttggtccTTGACCAAACTCTCCAACTCCTCAAACATCCCCTCGTGCCAGCGTGTGATATCCATGTGCAGGGAGTAGTCGCAGCACGACCTCTTGTCAGCGATATCCCTACACTGGTCGTAGGCCACCAGCAGGCTGGAGCCTGGCTCAGGCTGCACGTGATCGactagaggacaggagagaggagaggacacaaTCCGGTCAAGCACACTAATGATCGAGTTAGTACATTGATGCGAACTCGGTCGAACCACCGGTCAAGCAACCCCAAAGCTCAAGTACACTATGGTCACCCACACAGTCCTAGAACACCCATAAGGTTGGATGCTGGGACGAGGCTGATGGCTAGGTTTTATCACAAGGTCAGGGCTCTGTAGGGTCTTACGGATCATGGTGGTGCCTCCGGCCAGGGCTGCCTTGGTGCCGTGGTAGAAGTCGTCCGCGGGGCTCATGCCCAGGTGTGGAGCCTGCAGTCTGGTGTTGGCATCGATGCCACCAGGGATGACGATGTGTCCGTAGGCATCGACCGTCTTCACGCCCCCAGGGACAATCAGGTTCTCTCCTATCTGCCTGTGGAACCACCGCTGTGTTACAGTCTGTAGTAATTGCTGTCTTATATTTTATTAGAGCTGCCGTATTTGTGTCTATTGCAACTACTGTTATAGAGTCTATTACAACTGCTGTATTAAAGTATATTGCAACTGTTGTATTATAGTATATTACAACTCATGTATAGTATATTAAAACTGACATATTAGAGTCTATTACAACTGTTGTATTAGAGTCTATTACAACAGCTGTATTCTTGTATGTATGCGAAGGTAAACACCAGGTGTAGCGTGATTGGAGAGTGAAACAAGGGCGACGCCTACTTGATGACACCGTCCTCCACATAGATGTCAGCGTAGAAGGACTGGTCGTCGTTGACGATCTTGCCTCCTTTAATGATGAGGCGATCGttctggagacagaggggggggcgaggggggggacagagttGGACTGAGTTAGGaagggtggagcaggggagaggagaggctgttgtcatggagatCGACAGCTAGGCTGATCCCCTTGGTGGCGAGTGATTcctgggcggggggggagggagtgtccGTATGAGGTCACATGATCATGAAGATGTGTAGTGTTAATAAAGAGACACACTGCAAAGACAAGAGGCTGTTGACGATGCAGTAAAACACCCGTTTGCTCCATCAGAGGAGTATAGGCTCTCTCCTGGACTCGCTGCGGACAGCGCAAGATGCTGAGTCCTTAAAAGGCCGTGGTCCTGCGGCAGGGCTGTGCTGTGGTTCCTGAGGCCAtgctgagaggatgagaggatgatggGTTAAGATGCGAGGAGGAGCGACAGACGCCCACGGaagagggagaacaggaggaaTGTGGTCGGACAGTTTTTggaagctgggggggggggtgggtgggtgatgtGATGGGCTACAGGGGGGGCTCTAAAGCATGGGTGAAGCTTAGCTTAGCTCTGTCTGCACACTGTGCAACAGCAGGATTTCTGGGGGTTTGCTCACTTTGTAACAAAGTATTCTGGAGAACAATTTTAAGTGGACATGTCTGGATTTGAAATTCAACGATTTAAAACGTCCAGAGATTCATTAAATTACATTGCACATCATTATAGTTCTTTCATTGGTTAAAGATGGGGTTAGGCCTTTTCATCAACGTAGGTCGGATGTGGTTTCGGTAGTGCACGGTAATAGGCCTATATACCCCGGTCCTACGAACAAAGAGAGAATTATTCCGGGAGAGAAGAAAGTGGGTCACCCGGGTAGATGAGCGGGGCAGGCCACTGtgccaaattgagcggaagggAATCGGTTCACGAGCCTCACCGTGATAACTACGCCCAGTCCCCGGGCAAGACACTACTGTACTCCGCTTGGCTGGACCGGCGCGTCTGCGAGACTAGCCAAGCCCTTAATAGCCGGCACGGCCCCGTGCTGCCTGTCTAGGCCACGAGATACTCAGACGCTGGAGGAGTAGcgctgtgtgtgctgctgtctcTGCGTCGCTCAGACTCAATAGAGGCGTGTCATTGTAATAGCCTCCGACTACAGTTTGCACTATGTTAGACTAGCATATATGCTAAAAGaggttttaaaaaaaaaagcattccaTTCAAATGACTATGACTGACGAGCCGCTGAACGAACAATGCTCTTTTAGGAGTGCCGCCATGATCAGTTGCAATAGCCTATTCGATATAGGGACAAAAGATTCCGCCAGAGATGTTTGATAATTCACTCCATTTGCACTACCACTGAAACCTCTAAATCATACATGAGCTGTTGCACGGTTACCTACCGACAATCGAGGGATGCTTTTCTTGCCTTGGAAAGACATGCCGGCCGGTGCGCGGAACCTGTGATTTCCAACGTTAGAGCCACGAGATTGAATGGCTACCCGGTATCGCGTGTGCACTGCTGGTGGTGGGATTTACGGCTAACGTCAAACGTCTCTCACAGTATTGCGAACTCAGCTCGAGAGCAACAGACAACGTTACCGTATTCTCCGTTTATTTTGGATGCGCTGTGCCACCAGTCCTCGCGCTTActgagccccctccctcccgttGTGTCTCCCCGCTGACCATCTGCCTCATTAATATTCTACATGAGTCCCGGGGGCGAGGCGGGACCGACTCAAAAGGCTGGGCTCTCAACACTGATTTGATAGTAGCCCGCACCATCCACGCCGGAGGGAGACTCAGCCGTATTGTTTGGACTCTAGAGGGTGAATACACTCTTTAATCCTCTTCTTTGTTGTCAAAGCTTCAGCCTCGGGTGttaaaataaatcaataacATTCAATATGAGTTTATTCCCCCAAAACGTCATTATCTGACGGGCTGTAAATGTCTACTTTATTAGAATATACAaagttttaataaaaaaatgaaaacacaatCTTTCATCATATGCAATTTACCTCTCGCTTGCCATTGTGGGTGCGGTTGTGTCCAGTGGGATAAACGATGGTCTGGCCCCGGGAACACGAGCCGGCGTCGAACCGGGATGCTCGACTCGGTTTCTCGCTGACTGACGAGAAGTTGCTCACGCTGCTGGTGTCGCTGAAAGTGTCCGAGTGGCACCTGTCCTCCTGGCGAGTCCGGACATGCCGTCTCTGGGTGTTTGGGCTGAACGACTCGAAATTTAATGTTTTGTTCTCGTAGGCGCCCTCCACGTTACAGAACATTCCACCGAACTTGACTCTGGGCTTTGGACTATCGGTCCCCAGTTTGGACAGCAAAGAACCCTCGTCATCATCACGGGGCATCAGTCTCCTCTCTGCCATCGCCAGACGTTCTTCTTTTAGAGGACAGTGAGAAATGTagaaatgtataaaaaaatacCCTAAATCGAACCTAAGAAGCACTATCGTACCCTCAGACTGAGTTAATCTCCGTGGTGGCAGCTCTCCAAACCAAGTCGACCTCGGTCTTCAGTCGAGGACAGTTCTGTGAACGGGAGCTGTCCAgtggggcgtggtgctgaaaccTTCACATGACTTCGCAAAGGGAGAGGGaccggagagagacaggggcccGGGGGCTGGCTGGGTGCACGTTGGCATGAAATGTGCTTCCTTCAGTCACTATCACAAGATTGaactaccccacccccaccctgacaGTAGGTCTTCACTCCTGACTAGACTGGTGCGATTTGTGCCCATTTCACTGGTGAAACTTTCACTTTTCTCTAGTGGGAAATCCTCAGAAAGGCTTTGTGTATAGATTTAGTGTATAAAACCTTAGATGTGTAGGATGTAGGGTACATTGTAGTGTAGTAGCATGTAGTTCCCTAGTATGTAGGGTACATTGTAGTGTAGTAGCATGCAGTGCCCTAGGATGTAGGGTACATTGTTGTGTAGTAGCATGTAGGGCCCTAGGATGTAGGGTACATTGTCGTGTAGTAGCATGTAGGGCCCTAGGATGTAGGGTACATTGTCGTGTAGTAGCATTTAGTGCCCTAGGAAGTATAATCTATCTAACCCTCCCCAACCCTTCTGAAGTATACACTTTGGCTGGGTTCCAAACTGGTACTTCCAACAAGTAAACAAAGAGACAGGCTGACATGTCTGGCTGGCGAAAACATCCCGTCACACCCACCACATCCTCACCCAGCAGTGCAGGCCTGTCTCCAGGGCCTGGATCTGGACACGGCCACAAGCAACCAGCCTTCCACAAACCAGGCGTGTTCACATGCACCCATGAACACACATCATATCTATTTCCAACGTGTCACGCATGACCGGCGCGCGCTGCGCTAACACACTTCGCCCTCCGGCGGCCGGCACAAAAAGCACAAGGCGACGAAAAGAAAGAATGATCAATCCTCCGCATGTCTCTTCTGAGAACATTTATTCCAAATATTGCCCCTTTGCATCAAAAAGACGAGTGTAAAGCCAGAGTCGGCGGCTGTGTGGGGTTGAGAAACAGTCGGGAGCTGGTGGTTCCTGCAGCCTGGCCACAGCCTGGCCAGCCAGAGTCAACAccagggggagatggggcaGCGGGAGatagggggttagggttagggtagtgtGTCACAGCCCGGGCAGCCAGAGTTAGCACCagcgggtgagagagaggggcggggggacaTGGGgcttcaggggggggggggggggggggaagagggctgtgaggagagggggagtgagagactgagagcgaaggagagactgagagagaagggaaatgctgagagggagggagagattgagagagaagggaaatgcagagagggagggagagattgagagagaagggaaatgctgagagggagggagagattgagagggagggagaaaagtgaCAAAGACAGaagtgaagaagaagaagaagggaggagggagggagggagggagcgggaaaggctggagaaggagggaggaagcggACGCCTGCTGTCAGGGAAGGGGATCggcaggacggagggagggagggagagggggaagagaggaagggaggggaaacGTCTATCTCTCAGTTCGTCATGCTTCCACAGGGAAGCAGAGCACCACCTGCTCAGCAGGGAAAACGGAGAAAAAAACACTTTGATGTCCTGAACGTCCACGGAAGTCTTCCACAGACAGAcgcgacacacacgcacacgcacgcacacgcacacaccactccAACACAGGCCGGGCAGAGGTCACAGAGGTCACACTGTGGTAGAAACACAGTCCACAGTcttggaggaaaaaaaacacacacatcagcccgCTCCAGCGGGCGGCCACCATCGCTGGTCGTCCTGGCGATGGCTGGCAGAAtagtgatgtcacatcctgtctTCTGGGAGGAAGTGTCGAGACATCTCTGGAGAGCTGTGGATGACAGTGAGAGGGATATGGCTGGTTACACCTTCAGAGAAAGTACTGGAAGGTATCTAGGCTGACAGGCCCTAAACCCACCCACCTGACAGGAACTCACAAGGACAGCTACGACCACAGGATAAAAgctagagagaaaaatagaaataaaaataaaaactgaaccgagacagaaacaaaaaagaaatgatgagagagagaaagagaaaaaaaacggtCAAAGGGCTGAGCGATTTCATCAGGATTGCGTTCAGATCAAGCACAATTGCTTTCGGTTCACATCGCAGCACTGTAGAGACTTTAACATCTCGTCTGTGTCACACTGCCTGGAAACTGTGTTCTGTCAGGATgtaccttctcctccagctctttgaTCTGTCGCTTCTGTGCTTCGATCCATTCCTCTAACTCTTTGATTCTCTGTAAGGATCAGCACATATTAAATTAGTCCATTGAAGAGACATACACCGagaggataagagcgtctgctaaatgagatcTACAAAGAATGctaaagagtgacagagagctaaagagagagagagatacagacacacagagcgatagaggagaaagaaagagagatatgagagagacggagaaagagagagagaaagagccacacacacagcaggagagagagagagacacagagagagacagagagagagagagacagagctaaATCATCGACAGCGGCCAGGCtccagacaggtaggcagccaTGGAGGCTGCGTGATCCAGACCAGGACCCACCTGCTGGGCGTGCTGCAGCAGGTCCATGCGCTCCCGGAGGATCTGGGAGTCCTTCTCGCGCAGCTCGCTCAGCACCTGCCTCTTCCACTGCTCCACGGCCCCGCGcagaccctccctctcctcctccgacaGGCCCGCGGCCAGCTTGGCCCCCGCGTCATGCTGCAGGGCGTCAAACAGCATGGCCTCCAGCTCCAGGATCCTCTGGGAGGGgacggaggggtgggggggggggggaaggatggagaggaaggggaggggagggaggggagaggagggggagggaaggagatgatggatggagggatggaaggagggagggaggaaggaagaatgggatggaagaggagggagggagaagaggaaggggaagaaggatggggaggaagaggaggggggggaaagaggaaggggaagaaggatggggaggaagaggagggagggagaagaggaaggggaagaaggatggggaggaagaggagggagggaaaagaggaaggggaagaaggATGGGGACgaagaggaaggagaatggGAGGATGgggaaaaaggaggagagaggaaaaggaggagggcaATAGGGAGGAAGTGGGGTGGAATAAGAATGCATCAAGAAAGAGGAAAGGATTGGTACAGAAggtggaaggaggaagagaggatgaggaatgAGTGGGTGGCAAAAAGTCCAGTTACTTCGTATTGCCACCAGAGGGCAGAAATATTCTGTCCAGCTGGATTTTAAATTGATTTTTTATGTCGTCAAAGCTCCTCTTGAGTAATCAGGctcaggggtcaagggtcaggagtCAAGGGTTGGGGGTCACACCTTATGAGCTTGATCCATCGACTGTTTCCTGTAGTCCAGTTCCTCATCCAAGTAGCCTTTCTGCTTACTAAATAGATGCtggtgaagacacacacacacatactacggTTATGTCTGGGTTATGTGACCTCTACTGGCTGTGTAATACAGATCAGGAGACTGCACAAGAGCTCAGCCACATAAAGGAAGTAGCAACACCAACAGGAAGTAAACACATGCTGTAGGAAGTCAACAGCCAGATTACCTTCTCACTTTCAATGTCCAGCATTTTCTGTTGCAAAGCTGACTTGGTGACTTCTATAGACTCAAGCCACTGAAAGGAGGAGATATTTTATCGATAAGCCACTGAAAGGAGGAGATAGTTTATTTATAAGCCACTAAAAGGAGAAGATTTGTCGGTAAGTGTGTCGACAAGCAGGGACAGCGTGAGCCAAGGGGGAGGGTTGGCATGGTGACATGTTGCCGCGAGCTACCTTCTCAGCCAGGGTCAGCACGGTCCTGGCGTGGATCACCACCACTTGCTCGTCATTGGTCAGGTTCTGGTGCAAGGGCACATGGGAAAAGTACCAGAGTTCAggatcaaacacacactgaccactgaGGTTCCACATGGAACCATTTAGGAACCTGTAGATACATAAGGTTGTATTTGGAACCtcttaattgttttgttttttcaaccTGAACTCTAAGGTCTATCCGTAACCTTCAGTCAGAAGGATTCTTATGTGAGATGATTTGGTTCCTTTGACAGTCTTTTGAATCAGTGTGTCCACATGTACACATGTTAATACACATACGTCCACATACACGGTGCCACATGTACTTAGGAAAAGCAACATACACTTACGGCGTTATCCCCCAGAATGTCCAGCTTCTTCATCAGCTCAGAGATGATGatgtcctggaggaggaggggggaggagagggagggagggagggaggagggggggagagggggaggaggggggagaaagagagaggcggaggagggggggatagagtgaggaggaggtgagacaagGGTAGGGTAGTGGTGTAGAGTGTAGTGGTGTAGTATGCAGTGTGTAGTGGTCGAGTGTGCTGGGTGTAGTATGCAGTGTGTAGTGGTCTGGTGGTCTAGTGTGCTGGGTGTAGTATGCAGTGTGTAGTGGTCTGGTGGTCTAGTGTGCTGGGTGTAGTATGCAGTGTGTAGTGGTCTGGTGGTCTAGTGTGCTGGATGCAGCTCTGGACTCACATGGACTCCCTCAGCCTCACAGTAGAGCTGCAGAGGACTGAGGCCTTCAGGAAAGTGGATCTGCTGGAAACTGATGCCCGGAGacctgcgctctctctcctgcagaacacacaccaccgtcactacacacactcacacactgacttcAATACGCAcactgtgtgagggagggggggggggggtggggaggtgtgtgagggcgaGGGGTgtctgaagagtgtgtgtgtgtgtgtgtgaaggggagggagacGTCACTTCTAGTTCCAGGATGCGGAACTCTAAGAGTTCGTTCTGGTCTCTGGCGTCCTGGATGTCGTTCTTCAGCCGGGACTCCTCCGTCTCCATGTGCTTGACCTGCGCAACGTGGCAACAGTATCCATGGTTAAAGCGAAGGCTCTTACGGTATCCAATCAAATCGTCTTTGTGTTAGGAGATGCATTCACGCAGAGATCTACATTCCCAGAGATCTACATTCCTCACCTTCTCCACCAGTTCCTGGTTCCTCTGATACAAAGCCTGCTTCTCTTCGATCCATTTCACATCCTGCAGACACAACTTAgaatatttgacctgtgtttgtctgtgagctGTATGTACATgcggtttgtgtgtatgtttgtggtgtgtttgcctgtgtctgtgtgtttacgtgtgtgtgtttatgtgtgtgtttatgtgtgtgtgtgtgtgtggtctgaccaggccttgctgagagagagaacattccATGTCCTGTATCCTGGTTTGGTAGCGCAGCAGCTGTGCGTGGAGCTGTTCTCTGATCTGGGGAGTAGAGAGGAGACAtgatcagagacagacagacagataaacagacagacagataaacagacagacaggtcgtcACCTTCAGCTCCTTCTCGGCGTCGAAGGTTCCCCCGACTTGCTCCTGCAGTAGAGCGTAGGCCCTCTGCAGAGCCTGGTACTCCATGGTCAGCTGACGGAACCTCAGCTCGGTCTCCTCACGCACCAtaccctgcagcacacacacacacctttacacacacatacacacacacacacagacacatctcaCAGAGgaacgcacaggcacacacacacataaacagacgcacagacgcatgcgcacacaggcgcacgcgcacacataaaaacacatgcacatcaGCACCAGGGTTGAGGGGTTTGAGGGTGATGGAggcaggaggtcagaggtcagggggtcgtcttcctcacctcctcggGCTCGTCGTCTGGGGTGCAGGGGGTGTGGACAGAGACGGACGAGCCGTCAGAGTCCACAGACGCTTCCTCGTCATAACCGAAGAACGTCTCGATCACTGGCTGCTAGGAGACACACCCCAGGTCAGACACACCCCAGGTTAGACACACCCCTGGTTAGACACACCCCAGGTTAGACACACCCCTGGTTAGACACACCCCAGGTTAGACACACCCCAGGTCAGACACACCCCAGGTCAGACACACCCCAGGTTAGACACACCCCTGGTCAGACACACCCCTGGTCAGACACACCCCTGGTCAGACACACCCCAGGTCAGACACACCCCTGACTCTGTAGCACCTGTTCATATTAGTTGAATAGTTTCTTTCCACTATGTGTGTTTTCTACTGTCTTCTCTTCTGTTTCTACTGTGTTTCTGCTGGCTTTCTCCTGTGGTTCTGCTAGGTTTCTATTGGGGGTCTCCTGTGGTTTTAATGTAGTGTCCCTGTGTTTCTACAGCTTTGTACTGTGTTTCTACTGTGTGTCTACTGTGAGCTCCCACCTTACAGGCTCGGAAGCCTTTCTTCCTGCGGCCAGAGTCCTGCCGTCTGTACCTCAATAACATGTCTCTCTCCTGGAGCACAGCcgcacagagggaggaagaaaagaaggaagagaggaagaaagaaagaaagaaagaaagaaagggagggagccaCAAGGGAATATGTGGAATGACAAGAGGACACAAAGATAAGCTCATGAATATTCATCAATGCAGCAGTTCATATGCATTACATATACATAATTCAAGTCGAACTTTCCAGAGAGTGTGTTTCTGCACTGAGCATGGAGACAAAGAGATCCAACTTACAATGACACTTTTCACATAGCCAGCTGTTTCCAGTGCCTGGAAATCAATCACAAACACGGGGCATATCagatccacaaacacacaaaccatacaGCCCTGTATAACAGTAATGAACCTgacaagaagacagagagaaacaatcagtaacagagagagagtttgtctgGCAGTGAACAACTAAGACatcaagagagaggggaggagggggtgagagtgaaagagacagagagagatagaaagaaatagacaaagagagagtgacagaagagacatagagtgagagacagagagggggagagacagagaaagggagagacagacagaaagtgatcgacagagacagaaagggagcgagagagagggagagagagcaacagagacagagagagagagagagagagagagagaggaacagagacagagagagagaggaacagagagagagagagagagagagagagagagagagagagagagagagagagagagagagagagagagagatggtgatacCTTTGACAGGTCGTCGATGAtgttctgctgctccagcaCCTGCAGTCGGAGGAACtcgatctccctctcctcctggctctGGTCCAGGTCGTTCAGAGAGCTGGGTCTGCGAATGGTCCCAGCCTTCTCCCTCTGGAGGGGAAAGGGTTAAACATGGAATCACATGACCATCATTTGTCCAGGAATTGAATGGCTAAACATGTATAAACATGTCTACACAGTCAAGAGAGGAAAGGGTTAATCACAGAGAACATATCATTCAATCTGTCTATGTATTAAAGGGTTAAACAGGTATGCACTCAATCGGTCTGGGAATTAAAGGGTTAAATTTGTATAAACCTGTAATCTACCATGTAAAGAGATTAAAGGGTTAAACCCAAACATATAATCCAATCAGCCTCGATGAAAGGGTTGATAGTGTAGGGCCTCTACAATTTAACTTGTATTTTTCCCAGGTGGCAAAACTTTGTTTTGGTTCAGGCTGAGGGTtggtgggtcaggggtcaggggtcgtacCATCTCCATGTTCTCCTGGGTGACGAAGCGCAGCTTGTTCTCCATGCGGTGCAGGGCGTGAGCCAGCTCCTCATTCTTCCTGCTCAGTCTCTTGTTCTTGTCCAGCAGGGGCATGaactggctctctgtctctctcaggcgcttcagctgcacacacacacacacagacatgcacacacacactcacacacacacacacacacacacacacagacatgcacacacacatacatgtacacacacacacagacagacatgcacacacagacacacacacacagacatgcacacacagacaggcgcacacacacacacacacacacacacagagacatgcacacacacacacatagacatgcacacacacacacacagacatgcacacacacacacaaccggggTCAGAAAGGATTGACAGTGGCTCCAAGACTTAAGAAGGAACTGAAATATTCTGATTTTAGTTAGTCTAACTCAAGAGTCAGAGCAAGCTGGGGTAGAAGCATGGTCGCTCAAGGAAATGTTAAAGACCAGAAGGTGAttctgtggaggggggagagagttgtGAGGTGGAGTGGGTATTCTGTTGGCAGACAGGGAAGGCTGGCTTCGGATTAATGATACAGTGTAcctggggaagaagggaggtctTACTGTAACAGTGAAAATGCTGATGTGGggtttttccaaaacacattaCAGAATGTTCTAGAATCATGTGCTCATGACGAAGAGGTTGGGGAGGGCCTTGTAGTATGGAGTCTAAAAATGATATGTAGTAAAGAATACTGGACCTCGATATCTCTATCTCCTTTTGAATTTGTATGAATCTTTTGACTTTGTATTTTCTAACTCAACTTGAAATGAAATACTGAGCTAATGTGTGCCAGTCCTCTGAGTTTTTCACAACAGCAGGGTAATTCCTGTGGTCTATTGAAGTCATTAACCGAGGAATTAGGTGCAGTAAGAGGAAATAGTCCAAgtagaaaaaaacacaacaaaccttaatgtacacacacacacacacacacagacacagcagtccTCACCAGCTCGTTGCGTTCCTCAGACAGC includes:
- the jakmip3 gene encoding janus kinase and microtubule-interacting protein 3 isoform X5 — protein: MSKKGPGGRGRSEKVDAMATLQSANEELRTKLTDIQIELQQEKTRVSRLEREKSQEVRHEQNRSTVAATELRAKLHEEKLKEVHAVRESLLRQHESELLRVIKVKDGEIVRLQGLVSALRDGASDKEKTALVLEAREEARRCYDGERSRMQQELLEMKGARRHMEEALAVALQADKTKAAEIRSVHHFHQEEITRIKKECEREIRRLDQQLDEKDVRRFQLKIAELSAITRKLEDRNALLSEERNELLKRLRETESQFMPLLDKNKRLSRKNEELAHALHRMENKLRFVTQENMEMREKAGTIRRPSSLNDLDQSQEEREIEFLRLQVLEQQNIIDDLSKALETAGYVKSVIERDMLLRYRRQDSGRRKKGFRACKQPVIETFFGYDEEASVDSDGSSVSVHTPCTPDDEPEEEQVGGTFDAEKELKIREQLHAQLLRYQTRIQDMECSLSQQGLDVKWIEEKQALYQRNQELVEKVKHMETEESRLKNDIQDARDQNELLEFRILELEERERRSPGISFQQIHFPEGLSPLQLYCEAEGVHDIIISELMKKLDILGDNAVSNLTNDEQVVVIHARTVLTLAEKWLESIEVTKSALQQKMLDIESEKHLFSKQKGYLDEELDYRKQSMDQAHKRILELEAMLFDALQHDAGAKLAAGLSEEEREGLRGAVEQWKRQVLSELREKDSQILRERMDLLQHAQQRIKELEEWIEAQKRQIKELEEKFLFLFLFFSLAFILWS
- the jakmip3 gene encoding janus kinase and microtubule-interacting protein 3 isoform X6, which codes for MSKKGPGGRGRSEKVDAMATLQSANEELRTKLTDIQIELQQEKTRVSRLEREKSQEVRHEQNRSTVAATELRAKLHEEKLKEVHAVRESLLRQHESELLRVIKVKDGEIVRLQGLVSALRDGASDKEKTALVLEAREEARRCYDGERSRMQQELLEMKGARRHMEEALAVALQADKTKAAEIRSVHHFHQEEITRIKKECEREIRRLMDEIKVKDRAVCVLDKALGLQAGHSQRLQLQKQAVEQQLAQLRDTDRGLQSPRAGQASAEHPNSPQLDEKDVRRFQLKIAELSAITRKLEDRNALLSEERNELLKRLRETESQFMPLLDKNKRLSRKNEELAHALHRMENKLRFVTQENMEMREKAGTIRRPSSLNDLDQSQEEREIEFLRLQVLEQQNIIDDLSKALETAGYVKSVIERDMLLRYRRQDSGRRKKGFRACKQPVIETFFGYDEEASVDSDGSSVSVHTPCTPDDEPEEGMVREETELRFRQLTMEYQALQRAYALLQEQVGGTFDAEKELKIREQLHAQLLRYQTRIQDMECSLSQQGLDVKWIEEKQALYQRNQELVEKVKHMETEESRLKNDIQDARDQNELLEFRILELEERERRSPGISFQQIHFPEGLSPLQLYCEAEGVHDIIISELMKKLDILGDNANLTNDEQVVVIHARTVLTLAEKVARGNMSPCQPSPLAHAWLESIEVTKSALQQKMLDIESEKHLFSKQKGYLDEELDYRKQSMDQAHKRILELEAMLFDALQHDAGAKLAAGLSEEEREGLRGAVEQWKRQVLSELREKDSQILRERMDLLQHAQQRIKELEEWIEAQKRQIKELEEKFLFLFLFFSLAFILWS
- the jakmip3 gene encoding janus kinase and microtubule-interacting protein 3 isoform X15, translated to MSKKGPGGRGRSEKVDAMATLQSANEELRTKLTDIQIELQQEKTRVSRLEREKSQEVRHEQNRSTVAATELRAKLHEEKLKEVHAVRESLLRQHESELLRVIKVKDGEIVRLQGLVSALRDGASDKEKTALVLEAREEARRCYDGERSRMQQELLEMKGARRHMEEALAVALQADKTKAAEIRSVHHFHQEEITRIKKECEREIRRLDQQLDEKDVRRFQLKIAELSAITRKLEDRNALLSEERNELLKRLRETESQFMPLLDKNKRLSRKNEELAHALHRMENKLRFVTQENMEMREKAGTIRRPSSLNDLDQSQEEREIEFLRLQVLEQQNIIDDLSKALETAGYVKSVIERDMLLRYRRQDSGRRKKGFRACKQPVIETFFGYDEEASVDSDGSSVSVHTPCTPDDEPEEGMVREETELRFRQLTMEYQALQRAYALLQEQVGGTFDAEKELKIREQLHAQLLRYQTRIQDMECSLSQQGLDVKWIEEKQALYQRNQELVEKVKHMETEESRLKNDIQDARDQNELLEFRILELEERERRSPGISFQQIHFPEGLSPLQLYCEAEGVHDIIISELMKKLDILGDNANLTNDEQVVVIHARTVLTLAEKWLESIEVTKSALQQKMLDIESEKHLFSKQKGYLDEELDYRKQSMDQAHKRILELEAMLFDALQHDAGAKLAAGLSEEEREGLRGAVEQWKRQVLSELREKDSQILRERMDLLQHAQQRIKELEEWIEAQKRQIKELEEKFLFLFLFFSLAFILWS